One stretch of Pigmentiphaga aceris DNA includes these proteins:
- a CDS encoding multicopper oxidase family protein, translating into MSTRRRFLTATLGAALWPAMSQAMSLHAGHWTAPAANPHAGHGAKAAPATAHTTAQPVSLAASTRMPAGATLRELPRLHNHATRAGLFQGELVAAPVRMSLIDGESTEVWAFNGSLPGPVIDVHEGDTVEIRFVNRLSQPSTLHWHGLPVPPDQDGNPHEVVAPGESRLYRFTLPVGSAGTYWYHPHPHGHTAEQAFRGLAGAFIVRAAKDPLHALPERHLFISDLRLMSDGTIPPNTADDVMDGREGQFVLVNGQREPSIVVTRTERWRIWNACNARYLDLMLEGTTLTQVGTDGGLFETPQAGLNSLLLAPAERVEIVVSPSTTATNTKLVARPYSRGKMAADAEDVRITLAGVKLAAGTAVALPTALREVPALGMAERVRTVVLSEDMGHGTGNMRFMIDGKTFDMARVDIDTTVGLVEHWDIRNDADMDHPFHLHGVQFQLVSRRQDGVTEHAPFVAWKDTVNVEPGETVRIKVAQHHVGLRMYHCHILEHEEAGMMGQLRVNPRV; encoded by the coding sequence ATGTCGACACGCCGCCGTTTTCTTACCGCGACCCTGGGTGCTGCCCTTTGGCCCGCTATGTCGCAGGCGATGTCGCTGCACGCCGGTCATTGGACAGCACCTGCTGCCAATCCTCATGCCGGACATGGCGCAAAGGCCGCGCCGGCCACTGCGCACACGACTGCCCAGCCGGTTTCACTCGCTGCTTCCACACGCATGCCTGCCGGTGCCACGCTGCGCGAACTCCCCCGACTGCACAACCACGCTACGCGCGCCGGCCTGTTTCAGGGCGAACTGGTGGCAGCACCTGTGCGCATGAGCCTGATAGACGGTGAAAGCACCGAGGTCTGGGCTTTCAACGGCAGCTTGCCAGGGCCAGTGATCGATGTGCACGAGGGCGATACGGTGGAAATCCGTTTCGTGAACCGGTTGTCGCAGCCGTCCACCCTGCACTGGCACGGCTTGCCGGTGCCGCCCGATCAGGACGGCAATCCGCACGAAGTCGTGGCACCGGGCGAGTCGCGTCTGTACCGCTTCACCTTGCCGGTGGGCAGCGCGGGCACCTATTGGTATCACCCGCATCCGCATGGTCATACGGCGGAACAGGCTTTCCGTGGCCTCGCAGGTGCCTTCATCGTGCGCGCCGCCAAAGACCCGCTGCACGCACTGCCGGAACGCCACCTGTTCATCAGCGACCTGCGCCTGATGTCGGACGGCACGATTCCGCCCAACACAGCTGACGACGTGATGGACGGACGGGAAGGGCAGTTTGTGCTGGTCAACGGGCAGCGCGAACCCAGCATTGTCGTGACGCGGACCGAGCGCTGGCGCATCTGGAATGCGTGCAATGCGCGTTATCTGGATCTGATGCTCGAAGGCACGACGCTTACCCAGGTGGGTACCGACGGTGGCTTGTTCGAGACCCCGCAGGCAGGGCTGAATTCCTTGCTGCTGGCTCCTGCCGAACGCGTCGAGATCGTGGTGTCGCCCAGCACGACGGCCACGAACACCAAGCTGGTGGCACGCCCGTATTCACGCGGCAAGATGGCGGCCGACGCCGAGGACGTGCGGATCACGCTGGCCGGCGTGAAATTGGCTGCGGGAACGGCGGTTGCCCTGCCGACCGCCTTGCGCGAAGTGCCGGCACTGGGCATGGCGGAGCGTGTGCGCACGGTGGTATTGAGTGAGGACATGGGCCACGGCACCGGCAACATGCGCTTCATGATCGACGGCAAGACCTTCGACATGGCACGGGTCGATATCGACACCACGGTGGGCCTGGTCGAGCACTGGGATATCCGCAACGACGCCGATATGGATCATCCTTTCCACCTGCACGGCGTGCAGTTCCAGCTGGTATCGCGCAGGCAGGATGGCGTGACGGAACATGCGCCGTTCGTGGCCTGGAAAGACACCGTGAACGTGGAACCCGGCGAGACGGTGCGCATCAAGGTCGCACAGCATCACGTCGGTCTGCGCATGTATCACTGCCATATTCTTGAACACGAAGAGGCCGGCATGATGGGGCAGTTGCGCGTCAACCCGCGTGTCTGA
- a CDS encoding heavy-metal-associated domain-containing protein, whose translation MAQTTVFNIKGITCEACVRTLSAALYKVPGVQFVLVDQPNARATVQYDEQQSKDVDLAKTIVDTGYEVV comes from the coding sequence ATGGCACAAACCACCGTCTTCAACATCAAGGGCATTACTTGCGAAGCGTGCGTTCGCACCTTGTCTGCTGCGCTGTACAAGGTCCCTGGCGTGCAGTTCGTCCTGGTCGATCAGCCCAATGCTCGCGCCACCGTGCAGTATGACGAGCAGCAAAGCAAGGACGTTGACCTGGCCAAGACGATCGTCGACACCGGATATGAAGTCGTCTGA
- a CDS encoding heavy metal translocating P-type ATPase produces the protein MSSPDQVSLSITGMTCAACAARIEKVLQRTPGVTASVNLATETAQVSWTPGTASADQVIATVERVGYGATVRIEHVDPVPARAAALRAEGRQLLIAAIFTLPLMIEMLGMLGGEHVEIVPRWLQWLLATPVQFWIGARFYRGAWHSLRSGGANMDVLVALGTSMAYGLSAVVTLLGLHHQHIYFEASAAIITLVVLGKWLEARAKGKTAGAIASLLALQPKTARVEVDGELRDVPISQLKVGDRVIVRDGEAVPVDGEVITGHATIDESMLTGESMPVEKTTGSRVYAATRNLRGSLTCKALRVGGQTQLAEIVRLVEAAQGSKAPIQRLADQISGVFVPVVLAISVLTFLGSLAFGLDAVTSLVHAVAVLVIACPCALGLATPTAVMVGIGRGAQHGILFRDAAALERAQHTQVLVVDKTGTLTRGQPEVVDTVVFSDTTPAQLLQWAASLEQGSTHPLANAVLLAAQQALLKPLPVSAFATVAGQGVEADIAGVGHVRVGVAAWTMTRAGEANDLGQGKERASSQGRPDQGQQDQGPQGQGRQDPVQQDHQQALASLAERGLSLVAVSVDGVLRGVLGITDALRPTSAAAVAALHALNVKVVMLTGDQPAAAARIAAQCGIDEVHASLLPADKAAYVTKLREAGTVVAMVGDGINDAPALAAAEVSFAMGAGSDVAIDAADVTLMHSDLLAVVDAISLSRATLRKIRQNLFFAFVYNVLGIPLAAFGLLNPVIAGAAMAMSSVSVISNSLLLKRWHPTRA, from the coding sequence ATGTCCTCCCCAGATCAAGTGTCCTTGTCGATCACCGGCATGACCTGCGCCGCCTGCGCCGCGCGCATCGAAAAGGTGTTGCAACGCACGCCTGGTGTGACGGCAAGCGTCAATCTCGCCACGGAAACCGCGCAGGTAAGCTGGACGCCAGGCACCGCCAGCGCGGATCAGGTGATTGCCACGGTCGAGCGCGTGGGCTATGGCGCAACCGTGCGCATCGAGCATGTCGACCCTGTACCGGCGCGTGCAGCAGCCTTGCGGGCGGAAGGACGGCAGTTACTGATCGCTGCCATTTTCACCCTGCCTTTGATGATCGAAATGCTGGGCATGCTGGGCGGCGAACATGTGGAAATCGTGCCGCGCTGGCTGCAATGGCTGCTGGCCACGCCCGTGCAATTCTGGATCGGTGCCCGCTTCTATCGGGGTGCGTGGCATAGCCTGCGCAGCGGTGGGGCCAACATGGACGTGTTGGTAGCACTGGGCACGTCCATGGCCTATGGCTTGAGCGCGGTGGTGACGCTGCTGGGTCTACATCATCAGCACATCTACTTCGAGGCCAGCGCCGCGATCATCACCCTGGTGGTGCTGGGCAAATGGCTGGAGGCGCGCGCCAAGGGCAAGACGGCGGGTGCGATTGCATCCCTGCTGGCCTTGCAACCCAAAACCGCGCGGGTAGAGGTCGATGGCGAATTGCGTGACGTCCCTATCAGCCAACTGAAAGTCGGTGATCGGGTGATCGTGCGTGATGGCGAAGCGGTGCCGGTCGATGGCGAGGTCATCACCGGCCACGCCACCATCGACGAAAGCATGCTCACCGGCGAAAGCATGCCGGTGGAAAAGACCACTGGCAGCCGGGTCTACGCAGCGACCCGCAACCTGCGCGGCAGCCTGACCTGCAAGGCGCTGCGGGTAGGCGGGCAAACCCAGTTGGCCGAAATCGTGCGCCTGGTCGAAGCTGCCCAGGGCTCGAAAGCCCCGATCCAACGGTTGGCAGACCAGATATCCGGGGTGTTCGTGCCTGTGGTGCTGGCCATCAGCGTGCTGACCTTCCTGGGTAGCCTGGCATTCGGCCTGGACGCCGTCACCAGCCTGGTTCACGCTGTGGCCGTGCTGGTCATTGCCTGCCCCTGCGCACTTGGTTTGGCCACGCCCACTGCGGTGATGGTGGGCATCGGTCGCGGTGCGCAGCACGGCATTCTGTTTCGCGATGCCGCAGCACTGGAACGCGCGCAGCACACCCAGGTGCTGGTGGTGGACAAGACCGGCACCCTGACTCGTGGTCAGCCGGAAGTCGTGGATACCGTGGTGTTCAGTGACACTACGCCAGCACAGTTGCTGCAGTGGGCGGCCAGCCTGGAACAAGGATCGACGCACCCGTTGGCCAACGCTGTACTACTGGCCGCGCAACAAGCCCTGCTGAAGCCCTTGCCAGTCAGCGCGTTTGCCACGGTCGCCGGGCAAGGCGTCGAGGCAGATATCGCAGGCGTGGGACACGTGCGGGTGGGTGTGGCTGCGTGGACGATGACTCGCGCAGGCGAAGCAAATGATCTCGGCCAAGGAAAAGAGCGCGCATCAAGCCAGGGGCGACCAGATCAAGGTCAGCAGGATCAAGGCCCGCAAGGTCAAGGCCGCCAAGATCCGGTTCAGCAAGATCACCAGCAAGCCCTGGCCAGCCTGGCCGAGCGTGGCCTGAGTCTGGTGGCCGTGTCGGTCGATGGTGTGTTGCGCGGCGTGCTTGGCATCACAGATGCGCTGCGCCCCACATCGGCCGCCGCTGTGGCTGCCCTGCACGCATTGAACGTGAAGGTAGTGATGCTGACTGGCGACCAGCCCGCTGCGGCCGCACGGATCGCGGCACAGTGCGGTATTGACGAGGTGCACGCCAGCCTGCTGCCCGCCGACAAGGCGGCTTATGTCACCAAGCTGCGTGAAGCAGGTACGGTGGTAGCAATGGTGGGCGACGGCATCAACGACGCCCCTGCCCTGGCGGCCGCAGAGGTCAGCTTTGCGATGGGCGCAGGCAGTGACGTGGCCATCGACGCAGCCGATGTCACCTTGATGCACAGCGACCTGCTGGCCGTCGTCGATGCCATTTCGCTGTCACGCGCCACCTTGCGCAAGATTCGACAGAACCTGTTCTTCGCGTTCGTGTACAACGTACTCGGCATTCCATTGGCTGCGTTCGGTCTGCTCAACCCAGTAATCGCGGGGGCAGCCATGGCCATGAGTTCGGTGTCGGTCATCAGCAATTCTCTGTTGCTGAAAAGATGGCATCCCACCCGGGCGTAA
- a CDS encoding DUF2809 domain-containing protein: MSRTLGPASPPDQARIAWRFDLASFIWAVVLFVLLALLATVGARLGLLRSFFGDVLAVIWVYAGFKAFIRARNWWLACAAWMIGLLVELVQYLSTVFHVRIENPIVRVVLGSTPDWWDVLAYTLGFVAVLVIDAWWTGRRRGRA; this comes from the coding sequence ATGTCGCGAACCCTGGGGCCTGCCAGTCCGCCCGATCAAGCGCGTATCGCTTGGCGGTTTGATCTCGCGTCCTTCATCTGGGCGGTGGTCTTGTTTGTGTTGCTGGCGCTGCTTGCCACCGTGGGTGCACGCCTTGGCCTGCTGCGCAGTTTTTTTGGCGACGTGCTGGCGGTGATCTGGGTGTACGCGGGCTTCAAGGCCTTCATTCGGGCCAGGAACTGGTGGCTGGCTTGCGCAGCCTGGATGATCGGGCTGCTGGTGGAGCTTGTCCAATATCTGTCGACGGTGTTCCACGTGCGCATCGAGAACCCGATCGTTCGTGTTGTGCTGGGCAGCACGCCCGACTGGTGGGATGTGCTGGCTTACACGCTGGGGTTTGTGGCGGTGCTGGTAATCGACGCCTGGTGGACAGGCAGGCGTCGCGGACGTGCATGA
- the aroB gene encoding 3-dehydroquinate synthase: MTIVDVNTPGGRYPIHIAAGRLDKIAESIPADATSIVVVTNPVVAGLYGERVERSLAATGKRVLRVELPDGEQYKTWETLNLIFDALLGNRCDRRCVLVALGGGVIGDVTGFAAAVYMRGVRFVQVPTTLLAQVDSSVGGKTAVNHPLGKNMVGAFHQPIAVEVDTDVLKTLPAREISAGLAEVIKYGAILDTEFFAWCERNAPALRALDPEAVTYAIARSCEIKADVVSQDERETTGLRALLNLGHTFGHAIESGLGYGAWLHGEAVGCGMVQAAELSADVAGLPLADAQRIRALVEAIGCPTVAPDLGADRWLDLMQVDKKTEGGELRFVLMPSLGAAKMRTAPEDAVRAVIARTVRIEDSTALPAVVTEVA, encoded by the coding sequence ATGACTATCGTTGACGTCAACACGCCCGGCGGGCGTTATCCCATTCACATCGCTGCCGGTCGTCTGGACAAGATCGCCGAGTCGATTCCCGCAGATGCCACCAGCATTGTTGTGGTGACCAACCCGGTCGTGGCGGGTTTGTATGGTGAACGGGTAGAACGCTCGCTCGCGGCCACTGGCAAGCGCGTGCTGCGTGTCGAATTGCCCGATGGTGAGCAGTACAAGACCTGGGAAACGCTGAACTTGATCTTCGATGCCTTGCTGGGCAATCGTTGTGACCGTCGTTGCGTGCTGGTGGCGCTGGGCGGCGGGGTGATCGGTGACGTGACCGGGTTTGCGGCAGCGGTGTACATGCGCGGTGTGCGCTTTGTGCAGGTGCCCACCACCTTGCTGGCGCAGGTCGACTCATCCGTGGGCGGCAAAACGGCGGTGAACCATCCGCTGGGCAAGAATATGGTGGGCGCGTTCCACCAGCCCATCGCCGTGGAAGTCGATACCGATGTGCTGAAGACGCTGCCGGCGCGCGAAATATCTGCGGGCTTGGCCGAGGTCATCAAATACGGTGCCATTCTCGATACCGAATTCTTTGCCTGGTGCGAGCGCAATGCGCCCGCACTGCGCGCGCTGGACCCGGAAGCCGTCACCTACGCCATTGCCCGATCCTGCGAGATCAAGGCCGATGTAGTGTCGCAGGACGAGCGTGAAACCACCGGCCTGCGTGCCTTGCTGAACCTGGGTCATACCTTCGGCCACGCGATTGAATCCGGCCTTGGTTACGGTGCCTGGTTGCATGGCGAAGCCGTCGGATGCGGCATGGTGCAGGCTGCCGAGCTGTCGGCCGATGTGGCCGGTTTGCCGCTTGCCGATGCCCAGCGCATTCGTGCCCTGGTGGAAGCCATTGGCTGCCCCACCGTGGCCCCGGACCTGGGTGCCGACCGCTGGCTCGATCTGATGCAGGTCGACAAGAAGACCGAAGGCGGCGAGCTGCGCTTCGTGCTGATGCCCAGCCTGGGCGCGGCGAAGATGCGCACTGCGCCCGAAGACGCGGTGCGCGCGGTGATTGCCCGCACCGTGCGGATTGAAGACAGCACGGCGTTGCCGGCTGTTGTGACCGAGGTGGCGTGA
- a CDS encoding metal-sensing transcriptional repressor: protein MKSSDCCTPSPEATRGAAALSSATSAAGAADTAADDSARTGPSVVQPGKPRLISRLNRIEGQVRGITRMVEDDRYCVDILTQVAAIKSALDGVAMQLLENHTHGCVARALRDGDGDAAIAELMDVMKKLSGRGLG, encoded by the coding sequence ATGAAGTCGTCTGATTGCTGCACGCCGTCGCCTGAGGCGACGCGCGGGGCTGCGGCGCTGTCCTCGGCCACGTCAGCGGCCGGGGCAGCGGACACCGCAGCCGATGATTCGGCACGCACCGGCCCCAGCGTCGTCCAGCCCGGCAAGCCGCGCCTGATCTCGCGGCTCAATCGCATCGAAGGTCAGGTGCGCGGCATCACCCGCATGGTGGAAGACGACCGTTATTGCGTGGACATTCTCACGCAGGTGGCCGCCATCAAGTCGGCGCTGGATGGCGTGGCCATGCAGCTGCTGGAAAACCATACACACGGATGCGTGGCGCGTGCGCTGCGTGACGGCGATGGTGACGCGGCGATTGCCGAGTTGATGGACGTGATGAAAAAACTGAGCGGGCGCGGGCTGGGCTGA
- a CDS encoding DUF411 domain-containing protein, translated as MSSIRTRHLVRLAFAGLLLAGTVAHAATPAVLYKTSTCGCCTSYVTYLREQGIEVDAIDQDDLSAIKSQHGSSHMASCHTMRIGGYTVEGHVPVAAIRKLLQEKPAIVGISVPGMPMNSPGMGPEVKGTLKVFELSRDARATPKVFSVE; from the coding sequence ATGTCTTCCATCCGTACCCGCCACCTTGTCCGCCTTGCATTCGCCGGCCTGCTGCTTGCCGGCACGGTGGCGCATGCCGCGACGCCTGCCGTGCTGTACAAAACGTCTACCTGCGGTTGCTGCACCAGCTATGTGACGTACTTGCGCGAGCAGGGCATTGAAGTCGATGCCATCGATCAGGACGACCTGTCGGCGATCAAGTCCCAGCATGGGTCTTCGCACATGGCCAGTTGCCACACCATGCGTATTGGTGGCTACACCGTGGAAGGACACGTGCCAGTCGCGGCCATCCGCAAGCTCTTGCAGGAAAAGCCCGCAATCGTCGGCATCAGCGTGCCGGGCATGCCCATGAATTCCCCCGGCATGGGGCCAGAGGTAAAGGGCACGCTGAAGGTGTTTGAACTGAGTCGCGACGCGCGGGCGACGCCGAAGGTGTTTTCGGTCGAATAA
- a CDS encoding YcxB family protein, whose product MDENVTQHLGMTLETQIGVVDYRLQIPALSFASYMRMQRVLLRQPGTRTRKRIGWASLGSLAFWLTAGAMLGAIIGVLTAVHELSGGMWIASETLDRGLEMGGRGMLVLAFLLMVVTAVCGMLCLTRAQRAMLVRVHAAAGDLYGAHTLAIGERGLVMHNASRVLFVPWSSVTQVAKDQDGIFIVADHISAFWVTERVLAALPDRAAFTACLTCHMAAHPRTDRRPA is encoded by the coding sequence ATGGACGAGAACGTGACGCAGCACCTTGGCATGACGCTGGAGACGCAGATCGGTGTGGTCGATTACCGGCTGCAGATCCCGGCGCTGTCGTTCGCATCCTATATGCGCATGCAGCGCGTGTTGCTGCGGCAACCCGGCACGCGCACGCGGAAGCGGATCGGCTGGGCATCGCTGGGGTCGCTTGCCTTCTGGCTGACGGCTGGGGCGATGCTTGGTGCGATCATTGGCGTGCTCACCGCTGTCCATGAGCTGTCGGGCGGGATGTGGATTGCGTCGGAGACCCTGGACCGAGGTTTGGAGATGGGCGGGCGCGGCATGCTGGTGCTGGCGTTTCTGCTGATGGTGGTGACGGCTGTTTGCGGCATGCTGTGTCTGACCCGCGCGCAGCGCGCCATGCTTGTCAGGGTGCATGCCGCTGCTGGGGACTTGTACGGTGCGCACACACTTGCCATCGGCGAACGTGGCTTGGTGATGCACAACGCTTCCCGTGTGCTGTTCGTGCCTTGGTCGTCGGTTACGCAGGTGGCGAAGGATCAGGACGGCATCTTCATCGTTGCCGATCACATCAGCGCATTCTGGGTGACGGAACGCGTGCTGGCTGCCTTGCCCGACCGCGCAGCGTTTACGGCATGTCTGACGTGCCACATGGCGGCCCATCCTCGTACTGATCGGAGGCCTGCCTGA
- a CDS encoding deoxyguanosinetriphosphate triphosphohydrolase, giving the protein MTVSVAPSSGRDAPYAADPLASRGRRHAEPGPQGRSHFQRDRDRIIHANAFRRLEYKTQVFINHEGDLFRTRLTHTLEVAQIARSVARTLRLNEDLAEAISLAHDLGHTPFGHAGQDELHACMRDHAPDAGGFEHNFQSLRIVDELEERYAAFDGLNLCFETREGILKHCSLERARTLGDVGERFINRTQPSLEAQLANLSDEIAYNNHDIDDGLRSGLITLAQMRDVPFFARHHAEVLRLYPQVTERRAITETIRRMINTLIVDLTHTTAARISVYGPRSIDEVRSSPPLVAFSDGVRAEADELKVFLRDKLYRHYQVTRVMNKAKRVVRELFQAFLDEPRLLPPQYQRNDDNTQARAIADYIAGMTDRYAIREHRKLFLVGED; this is encoded by the coding sequence ATGACAGTTTCCGTCGCGCCATCGTCGGGCCGGGACGCGCCGTATGCGGCCGACCCGCTGGCCAGCCGGGGGCGCCGGCATGCGGAACCGGGTCCGCAGGGGCGTAGCCATTTCCAGCGTGACCGCGACCGCATCATTCACGCCAACGCGTTTCGTCGGCTGGAATACAAGACCCAGGTCTTCATCAATCATGAAGGTGACCTGTTCCGCACGCGGCTGACGCATACCTTGGAAGTCGCGCAGATTGCACGTTCCGTGGCGCGCACCTTGCGCCTGAACGAAGACCTGGCCGAAGCCATTTCGCTTGCGCACGACCTGGGGCACACGCCGTTCGGGCACGCGGGCCAGGACGAATTGCACGCCTGCATGCGCGATCACGCGCCGGATGCGGGCGGCTTCGAGCACAACTTCCAAAGCCTGCGCATCGTTGACGAGCTGGAAGAGCGTTATGCCGCCTTCGACGGCTTGAACCTGTGTTTCGAGACCCGTGAGGGCATCCTCAAACACTGCTCGCTGGAACGTGCTCGCACGCTGGGGGATGTCGGCGAACGCTTCATCAACCGCACCCAGCCTTCGCTGGAAGCGCAGCTGGCGAACCTGTCAGACGAGATTGCCTACAACAATCACGACATCGACGACGGGCTGCGATCTGGCTTGATCACCTTGGCGCAGATGCGCGACGTGCCGTTCTTCGCGCGTCATCATGCCGAAGTGCTGCGCTTGTACCCGCAGGTGACGGAGCGTCGCGCCATCACCGAGACTATCCGTCGCATGATCAACACCTTGATCGTGGACCTGACTCACACCACGGCTGCCCGCATCTCTGTCTACGGACCGCGCTCGATTGACGAGGTGCGCAGTTCACCGCCACTGGTTGCATTCAGCGATGGTGTGCGTGCCGAGGCGGACGAGTTGAAGGTATTCCTGCGCGACAAGCTGTATCGGCACTATCAGGTCACGCGCGTGATGAACAAGGCCAAGCGTGTGGTGCGGGAATTGTTCCAGGCCTTCCTGGACGAACCCCGCCTGTTGCCGCCGCAATATCAGCGCAACGACGACAACACGCAGGCACGTGCGATTGCCGACTACATCGCCGGCATGACCGATCGCTACGCGATCCGCGAACACCGGAAACTGTTCCTGGTGGGCGAAGACTGA
- a CDS encoding shikimate kinase produces MMGAGKTTIGRGLARALGREFVDVDQLIEDRCGVRVPVIFELEGEAGFRQRESCIIDEYTRRPMLVLATGGGAVLSETNRRMLAERGLVIYLRARADDLYQRTKADRNRPLLQTADPLGRIRELLALREPMYESVADVVVDTGKMSIARLVQKILPMLDACGKTVPSSPLLPPWQKQDCS; encoded by the coding sequence ATGATGGGGGCGGGCAAGACCACCATTGGTCGCGGCCTGGCGCGCGCGCTCGGCCGCGAGTTCGTCGACGTCGACCAATTGATCGAAGATCGCTGTGGCGTGCGCGTGCCGGTGATCTTTGAGCTTGAAGGTGAGGCCGGGTTCCGCCAACGCGAATCCTGCATCATCGACGAGTACACCCGCCGACCCATGCTGGTGCTTGCCACCGGTGGCGGCGCGGTGTTGTCGGAGACCAATCGTCGCATGCTGGCTGAACGCGGGTTGGTGATCTACCTGCGCGCCCGTGCCGACGATCTGTATCAACGCACCAAGGCCGACCGCAATCGCCCCCTGCTGCAGACCGCCGATCCGCTCGGGCGGATCCGCGAACTGCTGGCCCTGCGCGAACCGATGTACGAATCGGTTGCAGACGTGGTGGTCGACACCGGCAAGATGTCGATTGCCCGCCTGGTGCAAAAAATCCTGCCCATGCTCGACGCTTGTGGCAAAACCGTGCCATCGTCGCCCTTATTGCCCCCGTGGCAAAAACAGGACTGCTCATGA
- a CDS encoding YcxB family protein yields the protein MESTQEAGLVHPAHQLGKVAYTLNVPALSFDDYVRMQRLLLRPDLKSASCIARKRSGRIWNWKTWILVVIGGSLGWAAGAYDLSAELWIGVEDSDAGWLFGGLSVILLALGLMLLSVFFGVFYLSQTQRLLLGDIHAAGGGLFGAHQLQFGDGGILLHNASRSSIVPWSVITEIVADKGVTFIIADRISAYWLPESLLAAMPDRDDFMRYLEQQSGLYRLQ from the coding sequence ATGGAAAGCACGCAGGAAGCGGGGCTCGTGCATCCGGCACATCAGCTGGGCAAGGTCGCCTACACGCTGAACGTACCGGCCTTGTCGTTTGACGATTATGTGCGGATGCAGCGTCTGCTGCTCAGGCCCGATCTGAAATCCGCTTCCTGCATAGCGCGCAAACGCTCTGGGCGAATCTGGAACTGGAAGACGTGGATCCTGGTGGTCATCGGTGGCTCGCTGGGTTGGGCGGCCGGGGCCTATGACTTGTCGGCTGAACTCTGGATCGGTGTCGAAGACAGTGACGCTGGCTGGCTGTTCGGGGGGCTGAGCGTGATCTTGCTGGCACTTGGGCTGATGCTGCTCAGCGTATTTTTCGGCGTGTTCTACCTGAGCCAGACGCAACGCCTGCTGTTGGGTGACATCCATGCTGCGGGGGGCGGACTGTTCGGTGCGCACCAATTGCAATTCGGCGATGGCGGCATCTTGCTGCACAACGCGTCGCGCAGCTCGATCGTGCCGTGGTCGGTCATTACCGAAATCGTCGCCGACAAAGGCGTGACGTTCATCATTGCCGACCGCATCAGCGCGTATTGGCTGCCCGAATCCTTGCTGGCTGCGATGCCGGATCGGGATGATTTCATGCGTTATCTGGAACAACAGAGCGGCTTGTACAGGCTCCAGTGA
- a CDS encoding aldo/keto reductase — MTTRRLGTSNLRVSRLCLGTMMFGDRTAIDEAANIVASAREHGLNFIDTADVYTKGASETMVGEVLRGQRHDWVLASKIGNAFSSNPNQSHYSRRWLVQGVEGSLQRLETDYLDILYLHRDFHEENLEEAVRTLGDLISAGKIRSFGLSNFRGWRIAEVVHLCKQLNVPQPVVCQPYYNLLNRGPEVEILPACKAYGLGVVPYSPIARGVLTGKYAPGQAPAADTRAGRGDPRMMATEFREESLKIAADLAEHAKSRGIQPGHFATAWVLANPIVTSVIAGPRTLAQMEDYYAALDVQITPEDEALMDSWVTPGHPSTPGFNDPSYPFFGRPV; from the coding sequence ATGACCACCCGCCGACTTGGCACCAGCAACCTGCGTGTCTCCCGCCTGTGTCTTGGCACCATGATGTTCGGCGACCGGACCGCCATCGATGAGGCCGCGAACATCGTTGCGTCGGCCCGCGAGCACGGCCTGAATTTCATCGACACCGCTGACGTCTATACCAAGGGCGCATCGGAAACCATGGTGGGCGAAGTGCTGCGCGGGCAGCGTCACGATTGGGTGCTGGCCAGCAAGATCGGCAACGCCTTCAGCAGCAATCCGAACCAGTCGCACTACTCACGACGCTGGTTGGTGCAAGGCGTGGAAGGCAGCTTGCAGCGACTGGAAACCGACTACTTGGACATCCTGTACTTGCACCGCGATTTCCACGAAGAAAACCTGGAAGAAGCCGTTCGCACGCTGGGAGATCTGATCAGCGCGGGCAAGATCCGCAGCTTCGGGCTGTCCAATTTCCGGGGCTGGCGCATTGCCGAAGTGGTGCACCTGTGCAAACAGTTGAACGTGCCGCAACCGGTGGTCTGCCAGCCCTACTACAACCTGCTGAATCGCGGCCCGGAAGTGGAAATTCTGCCGGCCTGCAAAGCGTATGGTCTGGGTGTGGTCCCGTACAGCCCGATTGCGCGTGGTGTGCTGACTGGCAAATACGCCCCTGGCCAGGCACCAGCTGCCGACACCCGGGCCGGACGCGGTGACCCGCGCATGATGGCAACCGAGTTCCGCGAAGAGTCACTGAAGATCGCAGCCGACCTGGCCGAACACGCCAAGTCGCGTGGGATACAGCCCGGCCATTTCGCCACGGCCTGGGTGCTGGCCAACCCGATCGTGACATCGGTGATTGCCGGGCCGCGCACACTGGCGCAAATGGAAGACTATTACGCCGCACTGGACGTGCAGATCACGCCGGAAGACGAGGCATTGATGGACAGCTGGGTGACGCCCGGCCACCCGTCGACACCGGGTTTCAACGACCCGAGCTATCCGTTCTTTGGACGGCCGGTCTGA